A genomic region of Planococcus kocurii contains the following coding sequences:
- a CDS encoding response regulator transcription factor, with product MNVATVLIVEDDEGIRELMRLFLLKKGYGVIQAEDGYQALTLLEKEKPDLILLDVEMPGMNGLEVCKKIRLKTTLPILFVSYRKELVYKIQGLEVGGDDYITKPFDFNELEARIRAILRRNGWRSGEQEQLTILKYNDLHIHVDARELYVAGTQVKLYHKEFQLLLLLAQTPNRVWTAEQLYDQVWGYYSEGDVQTVKVHISKLRKKIEQDPANPIYIQTVRGFGYKFILA from the coding sequence ATGAATGTTGCGACTGTGTTAATTGTTGAGGATGATGAAGGCATCCGCGAACTGATGCGGTTGTTTCTGCTAAAAAAAGGATATGGTGTTATCCAAGCTGAAGATGGCTATCAAGCTTTAACATTATTAGAAAAAGAAAAGCCAGATCTCATTTTGTTGGACGTAGAAATGCCTGGTATGAATGGACTGGAAGTATGCAAAAAAATCCGATTAAAAACTACTTTGCCAATTTTGTTCGTTAGTTACCGAAAAGAGTTGGTTTATAAAATTCAAGGACTTGAAGTAGGGGGCGATGATTACATTACCAAACCCTTTGATTTTAATGAGTTAGAAGCTCGGATTCGTGCAATTCTTCGACGAAACGGTTGGAGGAGCGGTGAACAAGAACAGCTAACGATTTTGAAGTATAACGACCTGCATATTCATGTGGATGCCCGAGAACTGTACGTTGCAGGAACGCAGGTCAAACTGTATCATAAAGAATTTCAATTATTGTTGTTGCTCGCGCAGACTCCCAACCGAGTTTGGACCGCTGAACAACTATACGATCAAGTGTGGGGCTATTATTCTGAAGGAGATGTCCAAACAGTCAAAGTACACATTAGTAAATTACGGAAAAAAATTGAGCAAGACCCAGCCAATCCAATTTATATCCAAACCGTACGAGGTTTTGGCTATAAATTTATACTAGCGTAA
- a CDS encoding YveK family protein, which yields MESTFNLNKFLKAMQKRKALIIFVTLAFVVFSAVASYTLIKPVYKATTQILINQNTAINQDFTSLDIDTNLQLIGTYNVIIKSPAILTTVIEKLQLDETVQSLTDRITVNNIESSQVVTLSVEDSSMKGAVLVANTTAQVFQEEIQRMMKVDNVSILAAAETTANPNPIRPDPIFNMVIGAIVGLAFGVGITLILEQLNTTVRSEEDIEEMAGLQILGVVSQVDSNLKMEKPLNLTTRLEKDHYADSEQDKKVNAAKIGGSY from the coding sequence ATGGAGAGTACATTCAATCTGAATAAATTCCTGAAAGCGATGCAAAAGAGAAAGGCGTTAATCATTTTTGTTACGCTTGCGTTCGTTGTCTTTAGTGCAGTAGCAAGTTATACCCTTATAAAGCCGGTTTATAAGGCGACAACTCAAATTTTGATCAATCAAAATACCGCCATTAATCAGGACTTTACTAGTTTGGATATTGATACGAACTTGCAATTAATCGGGACGTATAACGTCATTATTAAAAGTCCTGCGATTTTAACAACTGTAATTGAAAAATTACAGTTGGACGAAACGGTTCAATCATTGACCGATCGGATAACTGTCAACAATATTGAAAGCTCACAAGTAGTAACTTTATCGGTTGAAGATTCTTCTATGAAAGGAGCGGTACTGGTTGCTAATACGACTGCACAGGTTTTCCAAGAGGAAATTCAGCGAATGATGAAAGTGGATAATGTCAGCATCTTAGCTGCAGCTGAAACTACTGCAAATCCTAATCCAATTCGTCCCGATCCGATTTTCAATATGGTGATTGGTGCAATTGTTGGTTTGGCTTTTGGCGTTGGCATCACACTAATTTTGGAGCAGTTAAACACGACAGTGCGCTCGGAAGAAGACATCGAAGAAATGGCTGGACTTCAGATTTTGGGGGTCGTTAGTCAAGTAGACAGTAATTTAAAGATGGAAAAGCCGTTAAATCTAACAACTAGATTGGAGAAGGATCATTATGCGGACAGCGAACAAGACAAAAAGGTTAATGCCGCGAAAATTGGTGGCTCGTACTAA
- a CDS encoding CpsD/CapB family tyrosine-protein kinase, translated as MRTANKTKRLMPRKLVARTNPHSIAAEQYRTIRTNINFSTPDLHSRVILFTSAAKEEGKSTTAANMAIVFAETGKKVLLIDADMRRPTLYRTFQLGNNTGLSNLLLRKGSLKQSVKVSGIANLDLLMSGQIPPNPAELLEADALDELIAEMRETYDYILFDSPPILSVTDSKILANRCDGTVLVVNTGKSEKISVEKARDSLATAKALILGVVLNNYPMNKENYYYHNYNE; from the coding sequence ATGCGGACAGCGAACAAGACAAAAAGGTTAATGCCGCGAAAATTGGTGGCTCGTACTAATCCGCATTCCATCGCAGCGGAACAATACCGAACAATAAGAACAAATATTAACTTCTCGACGCCTGATTTGCATTCGAGAGTCATTTTATTTACGTCTGCTGCAAAAGAAGAAGGAAAGTCGACAACGGCTGCAAATATGGCCATCGTTTTTGCCGAAACTGGAAAAAAAGTACTATTGATCGACGCAGACATGCGGCGTCCAACTTTATATCGAACATTTCAACTCGGCAATAACACAGGCTTATCCAATTTATTGTTGAGAAAAGGAAGCCTGAAGCAATCAGTCAAAGTGAGTGGCATAGCAAATTTAGACCTACTTATGAGTGGACAAATCCCACCAAATCCGGCCGAGTTACTCGAAGCGGATGCTTTGGATGAATTGATCGCAGAGATGCGTGAAACCTACGATTATATTCTTTTCGATTCACCGCCAATCCTTTCTGTAACCGATTCTAAAATTTTAGCCAATCGATGCGACGGCACGGTACTGGTCGTTAATACCGGCAAATCAGAAAAAATAAGCGTTGAAAAAGCACGTGATTCTTTAGCAACGGCAAAAGCCTTAATTTTGGGAGTGGTGTTGAATAATTACCCGATGAACAAGGAAAATTACTATTACCATAATTATAATGAATGA
- a CDS encoding polysaccharide biosynthesis protein has protein sequence MKISKQQLLGNLHRCLIPVLVLFRHFHTFVLVGFENLEEKMEHVVLPQAPHLTDKIVMVIGAGGMIGSEISRQLIHYQPAQILLLGHGPQSIYSVEYEVRKLMKRQTEIIPIILNIQDKKRLFEAVERYKPDIIYHTDGQQQIDVTEERPLKAVYISAFGTKNSAEAATRYHVDAFVLVSSEHAAKPLNLKEANKRLAEIIINTISITSLTRYVIIRLPAHVFKEQLPGNFFPLFEQKIKTGYAVQHILHGGGLKTAIGKSSLFQLQGKSIYKVLQKSQGLSQLDMARLLKLLKTASEDEARKLVISIIEQQKNF, from the coding sequence ATGAAGATTAGCAAACAGCAACTACTTGGAAATCTTCATCGTTGCCTCATTCCTGTTCTTGTCCTCTTTCGCCATTTCCATACATTTGTGCTCGTAGGATTTGAAAACCTGGAAGAAAAAATGGAACACGTAGTCTTGCCCCAAGCACCTCATCTTACTGACAAAATAGTGATGGTAATCGGAGCGGGAGGAATGATTGGTTCAGAAATTAGCCGTCAGCTCATTCACTATCAACCCGCTCAAATTTTACTGCTCGGACATGGACCGCAATCGATTTATTCGGTTGAGTACGAAGTAAGAAAACTGATGAAAAGACAGACAGAAATTATCCCCATTATCTTAAATATTCAAGACAAAAAACGTCTTTTTGAAGCAGTCGAACGATACAAGCCCGATATAATCTACCATACAGACGGTCAACAGCAAATTGATGTCACAGAAGAAAGGCCATTAAAAGCAGTATACATCTCAGCGTTTGGAACAAAAAATAGTGCAGAAGCAGCCACTCGCTATCACGTTGATGCGTTTGTGTTAGTATCTTCTGAGCACGCAGCAAAGCCGTTAAACCTCAAAGAAGCGAATAAAAGATTGGCTGAAATAATCATAAATACTATTTCAATAACTAGTTTGACACGGTACGTCATCATTCGATTACCAGCACATGTTTTTAAAGAACAACTACCGGGAAACTTCTTTCCGCTGTTCGAGCAAAAAATAAAAACTGGTTACGCAGTTCAGCACATTCTTCATGGTGGAGGACTAAAAACAGCTATAGGTAAAAGTAGCTTGTTTCAACTACAAGGGAAGTCTATCTACAAGGTACTCCAAAAATCACAAGGGCTTAGTCAACTAGACATGGCCCGTTTGTTGAAACTGTTGAAAACAGCATCTGAAGATGAGGCGCGTAAACTGGTTATTTCAATTATCGAACAACAAAAGAATTTCTAA
- a CDS encoding sugar-transfer associated ATP-grasp domain-containing protein, whose product MGVEKYRDEFSFEELVGSNIPFQDRDMIEQHPFLNKIYPYALNTIHLVTYCENNTVSLLSGSLEIGAVESDNGFVEKLGEISCGLDQQGNLKSHAYKLNTLEKIDKHPQTRFVFGGSQIPHFDRLKAFVISLHIQNKVEDVVSWKLALTSKGQVILLTSLTEKENLL is encoded by the coding sequence ATGGGTGTAGAAAAATATCGAGATGAATTTAGTTTTGAAGAACTAGTGGGAAGCAACATACCTTTTCAAGATAGAGACATGATAGAACAGCATCCTTTCTTAAATAAAATCTATCCGTATGCTTTAAATACGATTCATCTTGTAACGTATTGCGAAAACAATACGGTATCGTTATTATCTGGCAGTTTGGAAATTGGGGCGGTTGAAAGCGATAATGGATTTGTGGAAAAGCTCGGTGAGATTTCATGTGGTTTGGATCAACAAGGAAATTTAAAATCGCATGCATATAAGTTGAATACGCTTGAGAAAATTGATAAACATCCACAGACACGTTTTGTTTTTGGCGGAAGCCAAATTCCACATTTTGATCGGCTTAAAGCTTTTGTCATCAGTTTGCATATTCAAAACAAAGTTGAAGATGTTGTGTCATGGAAACTAGCGTTAACTTCAAAAGGACAAGTCATCTTACTTACCTCACTAACGGAAAAAGAGAATTTACTTTAA